From the genome of Mycetocola spongiae, one region includes:
- a CDS encoding ATP-binding cassette domain-containing protein — translation MTQSRLSIRDLRVGFGPDRAVDGLSLEIAAGECVALVGESGSGKSVTGRAILGLTGGSVSATRLSVDGISVPDLGPRALRRLRGGTVALIPQDALLGLDPLRPIGREISTTLQLHTGLDARGRAGRVRELLERVGMPDPAARAASRPGELSGGLRQRALIAAALAGDPALLIADEPTTALDARVRRGILELLGSLTADGRSVLLISHDLVAVRGIADRVAVMSAGRIVEQGPTERVLNAPEHPYTRSLLAASPAGRARGTLLLGETPAAPSPAPPRAAAATPILEASAVSRTFRRSGLRVEAVRAASLSLRAGSTLGLIGESGSGKSTLARILLGLDTPGGGQVRLDGQPWVPLPERERRARRHRIGAISQDPLGSFDPRLNVEQLLTEALSAGQTIRPRGHEGTLVAALDAVGLARSLRTRRPLTLSGGQRQRLAIARALAADPEILLCDEPVSALDLGVQAQVLDLLNEIQRERGLTMLFITHDLDVVRHMSDDLAVMYAGQIVETGPTERLFSAPRAEYTRALLAAGLGPAPSSFPGR, via the coding sequence ATGACTCAGAGTCGGCTTTCCATCCGCGATCTGCGGGTAGGTTTTGGCCCGGATAGGGCCGTGGACGGGCTCTCGCTGGAGATCGCGGCGGGCGAGTGTGTGGCACTGGTGGGCGAGTCCGGCTCGGGCAAAAGCGTGACCGGGCGCGCAATCCTGGGACTCACCGGCGGGAGCGTGAGCGCCACCCGGCTGAGCGTGGACGGGATCTCCGTTCCGGACCTCGGGCCGCGCGCGCTGCGCCGGCTGCGCGGCGGAACCGTGGCCCTGATCCCGCAGGACGCGCTGCTCGGGCTGGATCCGCTGCGCCCGATCGGCCGCGAAATCTCCACCACGCTGCAACTGCATACCGGGCTGGATGCGCGCGGCCGGGCCGGGCGCGTGCGCGAGCTGCTGGAGCGGGTGGGCATGCCCGATCCCGCTGCGCGCGCCGCCTCCCGCCCCGGGGAACTCTCGGGGGGCCTGCGTCAGCGCGCGCTGATTGCCGCGGCCCTGGCCGGGGACCCCGCGCTGCTGATCGCGGATGAACCCACCACGGCGCTGGATGCGCGGGTGCGCCGCGGCATTCTGGAACTCCTGGGCTCGCTGACCGCGGACGGCCGTTCGGTGTTGCTGATCAGCCACGACCTGGTCGCGGTGCGCGGCATCGCCGATCGGGTGGCGGTAATGAGCGCCGGCAGGATCGTGGAACAGGGTCCCACCGAGCGGGTCCTGAACGCGCCGGAACACCCGTATACGCGCTCGCTGCTGGCCGCCTCCCCCGCGGGGCGTGCCCGCGGAACCCTGCTGCTGGGCGAGACCCCCGCCGCGCCCAGTCCCGCACCCCCGCGGGCGGCAGCGGCCACCCCGATCCTGGAGGCCAGCGCGGTATCGCGCACGTTCCGCCGCTCGGGCCTGCGGGTCGAGGCCGTGCGCGCGGCCTCGCTGAGCCTGCGCGCGGGCAGCACCCTGGGCCTGATCGGCGAATCGGGCTCGGGAAAAAGCACCCTCGCGCGCATCCTGCTGGGCCTGGATACCCCCGGGGGCGGGCAGGTGCGGCTCGACGGGCAGCCCTGGGTGCCGCTACCCGAACGCGAGCGGCGCGCGCGTCGGCACCGGATCGGCGCGATCTCCCAGGATCCGCTGGGCTCATTTGATCCGCGCCTGAACGTGGAACAGCTGCTCACGGAGGCCCTCTCCGCGGGACAGACCATCCGGCCCCGCGGCCACGAGGGTACGCTCGTCGCGGCGCTGGACGCGGTGGGCCTGGCCCGTTCCCTGCGCACCCGACGCCCGCTCACGCTCTCGGGCGGCCAGCGGCAGCGCCTCGCGATCGCGCGGGCCCTCGCCGCGGACCCGGAGATACTGCTGTGTGATGAGCCCGTCTCGGCGCTGGATCTTGGCGTGCAGGCGCAGGTTTTGGATCTCCTGAACGAAATCCAGCGCGAGCGCGGCCTGACGATGCTTTTTATCACCCACGACCTGGATGTGGTGCGCCATATGAGCGATGACCTGGCCGTGATGTATGCCGGGCAGATCGTGGAGACCGGTCCCACCGAGCGGCTCTTCTCCGCTCCGCGGGCCGAGTACACCCGCGCGCTGCTCGCCGCGGGCCTCGGCCCAGCGCCTAGCTCGTTTCCCGGTCGGTGA
- a CDS encoding ABC transporter permease, which yields MRGLRAPEWVSLALLLALTLAAALPGLFAPGDPLAIDPAAGFLPPSLAHPFGTDASGRGIYTRVIHGAGPSLLIGLLATAIGIGLATILGFLAGLGPRWLDFSTTRVIEVMLAFPGLILALLIITIAGPGIFSATVAVGLATAPGYARIVRTRVREISGSGYVEAAIVQGRSGARILTRHLLPNVARPLLALLTLGIGQSIVWVCALSFLGLGAVPPAAEWGAMLADGRQYISSFWWMTFFPGLFIVLTAVCSTVLGRALASPERRRG from the coding sequence ATGCGCGGCCTGCGTGCGCCCGAATGGGTGAGTCTCGCGCTGCTGCTGGCGCTCACGCTCGCGGCCGCCCTGCCGGGGCTATTTGCGCCGGGAGATCCGCTCGCAATTGACCCCGCCGCGGGCTTTTTACCCCCGAGCCTGGCCCACCCGTTTGGCACGGATGCCTCGGGCCGCGGAATCTATACCCGCGTGATCCACGGCGCGGGACCCTCGCTGCTGATCGGCCTGCTGGCCACCGCGATCGGCATCGGCCTGGCCACGATCCTCGGCTTCCTCGCGGGGCTCGGCCCGCGCTGGCTGGATTTTTCCACCACGCGCGTGATTGAGGTGATGCTGGCGTTCCCCGGGCTGATCCTCGCACTGCTGATCATCACGATTGCCGGGCCCGGGATTTTCAGCGCCACCGTGGCCGTGGGCCTGGCCACCGCCCCCGGCTATGCGCGGATCGTGCGCACCCGCGTGCGGGAAATCTCCGGCTCCGGATATGTGGAGGCCGCGATCGTGCAGGGCCGCTCGGGCGCGCGCATCCTCACCCGGCATCTCCTCCCCAATGTGGCTCGCCCGCTGCTGGCGCTGCTCACGCTGGGCATCGGCCAGTCCATCGTCTGGGTCTGCGCGCTGAGCTTCCTCGGGCTGGGCGCGGTGCCACCCGCCGCCGAATGGGGGGCGATGCTCGCCGATGGGCGGCAATATATTTCCAGCTTCTGGTGGATGACCTTTTTCCCGGGCCTGTTTATCGTGCTGACAGCCGTGTGCTCCACGGTGCTCGGCCGCGCGCTGGCCTCCCCCGAACGGAGACGCGGATGA
- a CDS encoding ABC transporter permease — protein MTPTSLGSMTVLRRVLPRLAGALGVLWAAATVTFFAVRLIPGDPAQALLGGPGSQASAEALARVRAENGLDLPLFTQYLAFLGRLLRGDLGQSYSLHEGVAAVIGEQLGGTLILALCALAAAWALALALALWSVAAGPLASRVAAGLEMTAASLPHFWLGSALILLFSSTLGWLPAIGTGDARGLILPTLTLAIPLAGFLAQLLRESLLAAAEEPFILTARSRGESEAGIFLRHTLRHAAPPAIGITGWAFGSLLSGAVVVETIFARPGLGRTLVGATQVRDVPLVVGIVLIAAAAYLLVSLVSDLTERALIPTVRGRS, from the coding sequence ATGACCCCCACTAGCCTGGGCAGCATGACCGTGCTGCGCCGAGTGCTCCCGCGTCTCGCGGGGGCACTCGGCGTGCTCTGGGCCGCCGCGACCGTGACGTTTTTTGCCGTCCGGCTGATCCCCGGGGATCCCGCCCAGGCCCTGCTGGGCGGGCCGGGCTCGCAGGCCAGCGCCGAGGCACTCGCCCGGGTCCGGGCCGAAAACGGCCTCGATCTGCCGCTCTTCACCCAGTATCTGGCGTTCCTCGGGCGCCTGCTGCGCGGCGACCTCGGCCAGTCCTATTCCCTGCACGAGGGCGTGGCCGCGGTGATCGGCGAACAGCTCGGCGGCACGCTGATCCTCGCGCTCTGCGCCCTCGCCGCCGCCTGGGCGCTGGCGCTCGCCCTGGCCCTGTGGTCGGTGGCCGCCGGCCCGCTCGCCTCGCGCGTGGCCGCTGGGCTGGAGATGACCGCCGCCTCGCTGCCGCATTTTTGGCTCGGGAGCGCCCTGATCCTGCTCTTTTCCTCCACGCTGGGTTGGCTTCCGGCGATCGGCACGGGCGATGCGCGCGGCCTCATCCTGCCCACCCTGACACTCGCGATCCCCCTCGCCGGTTTTCTCGCGCAGCTGCTGCGCGAATCGCTGCTCGCGGCCGCCGAGGAGCCGTTTATCCTGACCGCGCGCTCGCGCGGGGAATCCGAGGCGGGTATTTTTCTGCGCCATACGCTGCGCCACGCAGCCCCGCCCGCGATCGGGATCACCGGGTGGGCATTTGGTTCGCTGCTGAGCGGCGCCGTGGTGGTGGAGACGATCTTCGCCCGGCCCGGCCTCGGCCGCACCCTGGTGGGCGCCACCCAGGTGCGCGATGTGCCGCTTGTGGTGGGCATCGTGCTGATCGCCGCAGCCGCCTATCTGCTGGTCTCCCTGGTCTCGGATCTGACCGAGCGCGCGCTGATTCCCACCGTGCGGGGGCGCTCCTGA
- a CDS encoding ABC transporter substrate-binding protein gives MNTASTVRRLALPVLAAGLALGLLSCAQTTPGNTAPAGGGTLTYASGDAEPTCLDPHVGGNYPQSLLAAQFLEQLVTLDKNGAAVPWLASAWTESEDGLTWTFTVREGVSFSDGTPLNAAAVVRNIEHVQDPATKSSTGYLALGKVTAAAASDEHTVTLTLSEPDSALLESLSMPWLAIESPAGLDRSQEENCQTPVGTGAFIVSEWKRQDRVVLTRNTGYNSAPEGAASAAPALADTLNWRFIPDAATRYAALQSGDVQIIDNAQPDNIVAAGNTQGLGHLDAPRPGSVNRIEFNSSRGPLSDIRVREALIRAVDLDAGIKTLFFGTAERSYSPLSSVEPLGLTDKAPFGHDAAAANELLSAAGWSEPSAANPIRMRDGEKLSLAFPVSTNQSIPAEQSLFEQIQAQARTVGIEITLEPTDLSTWYERLGANEYDLVSAPYTKVGPDVLRILYHSSGITPAPSGYFANHAQINDPALDELLTRGSEITAEDERADLYRRAQQIVLDGYYILPLYDQQNHFLYSEKLDGMGETNSVGNPLLRSVAPTR, from the coding sequence GTGAACACAGCCTCGACCGTGCGCCGCCTGGCGCTTCCCGTTCTCGCCGCGGGTCTGGCGCTGGGACTGCTGTCCTGCGCGCAGACCACCCCGGGTAATACCGCCCCCGCGGGCGGCGGCACCCTCACCTATGCCAGCGGAGATGCCGAACCCACCTGCCTGGACCCGCATGTGGGCGGTAACTATCCACAATCGCTGCTGGCCGCGCAGTTCCTCGAACAGCTCGTGACCCTCGATAAAAACGGCGCCGCGGTGCCCTGGCTCGCGAGCGCGTGGACCGAGAGCGAGGACGGCCTGACCTGGACCTTCACCGTGCGCGAGGGCGTCTCCTTCAGCGATGGCACGCCGCTGAACGCCGCCGCCGTGGTGCGCAATATCGAACACGTCCAGGATCCCGCCACCAAATCCTCCACGGGCTATCTCGCGCTGGGCAAGGTCACCGCGGCCGCCGCGAGCGATGAGCACACCGTGACCCTCACCCTGAGCGAACCCGATAGTGCGCTGCTGGAATCGCTGTCGATGCCGTGGCTGGCCATCGAATCCCCCGCCGGGCTCGACCGCAGCCAGGAGGAAAACTGCCAGACACCCGTGGGCACCGGCGCGTTTATCGTGAGCGAGTGGAAGCGCCAGGACCGCGTGGTCCTGACCCGCAATACCGGCTATAACTCGGCCCCCGAGGGAGCCGCCTCGGCCGCCCCGGCACTCGCCGATACCCTCAACTGGCGCTTTATTCCCGATGCCGCCACCCGCTATGCGGCCCTGCAGTCGGGCGATGTCCAGATCATCGATAATGCGCAGCCGGATAATATCGTGGCGGCGGGCAATACCCAGGGGCTTGGCCACCTGGACGCACCCCGGCCCGGCTCGGTAAACCGGATCGAGTTTAATTCCTCGCGCGGCCCGCTCTCCGATATCCGGGTGCGGGAGGCGCTGATCCGCGCGGTGGACCTGGACGCCGGAATCAAAACCCTCTTCTTTGGTACCGCTGAACGCTCCTATTCCCCGCTCTCCAGCGTGGAGCCGCTGGGCCTCACCGATAAGGCCCCCTTTGGCCACGATGCGGCGGCCGCCAATGAGCTGCTGAGCGCCGCGGGCTGGAGCGAACCCAGCGCGGCCAATCCCATCCGCATGCGCGATGGCGAAAAGCTCTCGCTGGCGTTCCCGGTGAGCACCAATCAGTCGATCCCCGCGGAACAGTCGCTATTTGAACAGATTCAGGCGCAGGCCCGCACGGTGGGCATCGAGATCACGCTGGAACCCACGGATCTGTCCACCTGGTACGAGCGCCTCGGCGCAAATGAATACGATCTGGTGAGCGCCCCCTATACCAAGGTGGGCCCGGATGTGCTGCGGATCCTGTACCACTCCTCGGGCATCACCCCGGCACCCAGCGGCTATTTTGCCAATCACGCGCAGATCAACGATCCCGCGTTGGATGAGCTGCTCACGCGCGGCTCCGAGATCACCGCGGAGGATGAGCGCGCCGATCTCTACCGCCGCGCGCAGCAGATTGTGCTCGATGGCTATTACATCCTGCCGCTCTACGATCAGCAGAACCACTTCCTCTACTCGGAGAAGCTCGACGGGATGGGCGAGACCAATAGTGTGGGCAATCCGCTGCTGCGGAGCGTGGCCCCGACCCGGTGA
- a CDS encoding TetR/AcrR family transcriptional regulator, translating to MAQTPTAPRVGRPRRSSQQMLEDAAAELFLEQGYAATAIEQITQRAGVSRNTFFNYFGVKSDLLWIDLDRSIALLPAALAESPREAGAARLDALAAAVLAVAARHPADRVPWALSQADLMGTRAELEASALARLTAQTRAIEAFLEGWSGRARIRAVACVSVGAVAAGLAEWIDAGVRRDPLNAYIAAALLPALAGFREES from the coding sequence ATGGCCCAGACCCCCACCGCGCCCCGCGTGGGTCGCCCGCGACGCTCCTCGCAGCAGATGCTCGAGGATGCCGCGGCCGAACTGTTTTTGGAACAGGGCTATGCCGCCACGGCCATCGAGCAGATCACCCAGCGCGCCGGGGTCAGCCGCAATACGTTTTTTAACTACTTCGGGGTCAAATCCGATCTGCTCTGGATCGATCTGGACCGCTCGATTGCCCTGCTGCCCGCAGCGCTCGCCGAGTCCCCGCGCGAGGCCGGGGCCGCGCGCCTCGACGCGCTTGCCGCCGCCGTGCTCGCCGTGGCCGCCCGGCATCCCGCCGATCGGGTGCCGTGGGCGCTGAGCCAGGCCGATCTGATGGGCACCCGGGCCGAGCTGGAGGCCTCCGCGCTGGCCCGCCTCACGGCGCAGACCCGCGCCATCGAGGCCTTCCTGGAGGGCTGGTCCGGCCGCGCCCGCATCCGCGCGGTGGCCTGCGTGAGCGTGGGTGCCGTGGCCGCGGGGCTCGCGGAGTGGATCGACGCGGGTGTGCGCCGCGACCCCCTGAACGCCTATATTGCCGCGGCCCTGCTTCCCGCGCTGGCCGGATTCCGGGAGGAATCATGA
- a CDS encoding M50 family metallopeptidase, with the protein MIDLPTLFGHTAPPMLSPTAIALILLAAIALSVPRVTWRWFGLFTTLVHELGHALSGALLGRRVRAIRLNGNHGGSATSSGGKFSAVVSGFLGYPAPALVGAGLIWSVFSGYTAAALVIGGVLMLASLLVIRGAVGVGVTLGSVAIAGALWAWAPVPVQAYALLILGIALLVGSVRALGNVLAVHTSRRAEVTSSDAHILYLQTHIPSPVWLLGFCAVIGWSVWIATHTALGAFGA; encoded by the coding sequence ATGATCGATCTGCCTACGCTATTTGGCCATACCGCGCCGCCCATGCTCTCCCCCACCGCGATCGCGCTGATTCTGCTCGCCGCGATTGCGCTGAGCGTGCCGCGGGTCACCTGGCGCTGGTTTGGTCTGTTTACCACGCTGGTGCATGAGCTGGGACACGCGCTCTCGGGGGCGCTGCTCGGTCGGCGGGTGCGGGCGATCCGCCTGAATGGCAATCACGGGGGTTCGGCCACCAGTTCGGGCGGAAAATTCAGCGCCGTGGTCTCCGGCTTTTTGGGCTATCCGGCCCCCGCGCTGGTCGGGGCCGGCCTGATCTGGTCGGTATTTTCCGGCTATACCGCGGCCGCCCTGGTGATCGGCGGCGTGCTGATGCTGGCCTCGCTGCTCGTGATCCGCGGCGCGGTGGGTGTGGGTGTGACCCTCGGCTCGGTCGCGATCGCGGGTGCGCTCTGGGCCTGGGCGCCGGTTCCCGTGCAGGCCTATGCGCTGCTCATTCTGGGCATCGCGCTGCTTGTGGGCTCGGTGCGCGCCCTGGGCAACGTGCTGGCCGTGCATACCTCCCGCCGCGCGGAGGTGACCTCCTCGGATGCCCATATTCTGTATCTGCAGACGCATATTCCCTCGCCGGTCTGGCTGCTGGGGTTTTGCGCCGTGATCGGCTGGAGCGTGTGGATCGCCACCCATACCGCGCTGGGCGCGTTCGGGGCCTAG
- the ileS gene encoding isoleucine--tRNA ligase produces MPYPQSSNPADAAGAAPAPGAAFGVQASPRFPAIEEDILAFWKNDNTFQASIDNREGNTEWTFYDGPPFANGLPHYGHLLTGYAKDLFPRYQTMRGKQVHRRFGWDTHGLPAELEAERQLGITDKSQIEEMGLAAFNAAAKESVLRYTDDWETYVTRQARWVDFENDYKTLDITFMESVIWAFKRLHDKGLAYEGYRVLPYCWRDQTPLSNHELRMDDDVYQDRQDQTVTVTFPMRGDRAEKLGLDGVRALAWTTTPWTLPTNVALVVGPEIDYVVVPAAEAGAHDGGDGAVSYLLAADLLSGYAKDLGYAEPAEALAAVTRHLPGSELVGVRYQPLFDYYASSEERDMSNAWQILSDDYVTTTDGTGIVHQAPAYGEDDQRICMAAGIPVILSVDAGGRFLPEVTDVAGQLWMDGNKPLTALIKEKGRLLRQASYVHSYPHCWRCRNPLIYKAVSSWFIRVPEFKGRMGELNQDINWVPENVKDGQFGKWVAGARDWSISRNRYWGSPIPVWKSDNPEYPRIDVYGSLDELEADFGVRPTDLHRPYIDELTRPNPDDPTGASTMRRIEDVLDVWFDSGSMPFAQVHYPFENQEWFESHNPADFIVEYIGQTRGWFYTLHVLSTALFDRPAFKNVISHGIVLGNDGQKMSKSLRNYPDVMEVFNRDGSDAMRWFLMSSSVIRGGNLVVTEEGIREGVRSVLLPMWNSWYFFAMYANLACEGGYTAKIDTSSEDVLDRYILAKTRALVEEVTGHLDNFDTPLAAAALRDFADVLTNWYVRRSRDRFWAGVAADGSGSAAFDTLYTVLETLTRVAAPFLPLVTERIWKDLTGGRSVHLTDYPEADALPADEALVRAMDQVRAISSTSLALRKKAGLRVRLPLASLTVVAAGSESLARFEAILRDELNVKAVEFVELEADSAANYGITSRLAVNARAAGPRLGKEVQTVIKAARAGDWSETNGVVTAGGIALEPSEYDLTLEVADAGGAAETALALLPEGGFVLLHTATTPELEAEGLARDVIRAVQDTRKAAGFDISDRIHLDLVFFNEADAAAVTVASELVDIAGETLATEFAIVGLDPLVVSQREVQVPVEWLAAETGHNAEFFQSVPAEKFANAGRFIVSVSRMERTYDV; encoded by the coding sequence ATGCCCTACCCCCAGTCCTCGAACCCGGCCGACGCCGCGGGCGCCGCCCCGGCCCCCGGAGCCGCCTTCGGCGTGCAGGCCTCACCGCGCTTCCCCGCGATCGAGGAGGACATCCTCGCGTTCTGGAAAAACGACAACACGTTCCAGGCCTCGATTGATAACCGCGAGGGCAATACCGAGTGGACCTTCTACGACGGCCCCCCGTTTGCCAACGGCCTGCCGCACTACGGCCACCTCCTGACCGGCTATGCCAAGGATCTCTTCCCCCGCTATCAGACCATGCGCGGCAAGCAGGTACACCGCCGCTTCGGCTGGGATACCCACGGCCTGCCCGCCGAGCTTGAGGCCGAGCGTCAGCTGGGCATCACCGATAAGAGCCAGATCGAGGAGATGGGCCTCGCCGCGTTTAACGCCGCGGCCAAGGAATCGGTGCTGCGCTATACCGATGACTGGGAGACCTATGTCACCCGGCAGGCGCGCTGGGTGGACTTCGAAAACGACTATAAGACCCTCGACATCACGTTCATGGAGAGCGTGATCTGGGCGTTTAAGCGCCTGCACGATAAGGGCCTCGCCTATGAGGGCTACCGGGTGCTGCCGTATTGCTGGCGCGATCAGACCCCGCTGTCCAATCACGAGCTGCGGATGGACGATGACGTCTATCAGGACCGCCAGGACCAGACGGTCACCGTGACCTTCCCGATGCGCGGGGACCGCGCCGAGAAGCTTGGCCTGGACGGCGTGCGCGCCCTGGCCTGGACCACAACCCCGTGGACCCTGCCCACCAACGTGGCCCTCGTGGTGGGCCCCGAGATCGACTATGTGGTGGTTCCCGCCGCCGAGGCCGGCGCCCACGACGGCGGAGACGGCGCGGTGTCCTATCTGCTGGCCGCCGATCTGCTCTCCGGCTATGCCAAGGACCTCGGTTATGCCGAGCCCGCCGAGGCGCTCGCCGCGGTCACCCGGCACCTGCCCGGCTCCGAGCTGGTGGGCGTGCGCTATCAGCCGCTGTTTGACTATTACGCCAGCTCCGAGGAGCGCGATATGTCCAATGCCTGGCAGATCCTCTCCGATGACTACGTCACCACCACCGACGGCACCGGCATCGTGCACCAGGCCCCCGCCTATGGTGAGGACGACCAGCGGATCTGTATGGCCGCGGGCATCCCCGTGATCCTCTCGGTGGACGCCGGTGGTCGCTTCCTGCCCGAGGTCACCGATGTGGCCGGGCAGCTCTGGATGGACGGCAATAAGCCGCTCACCGCGCTGATCAAGGAAAAGGGCCGCCTGCTGCGCCAGGCCAGCTATGTGCACTCCTATCCGCACTGCTGGCGCTGCCGCAACCCGCTGATCTATAAGGCCGTGTCCAGCTGGTTCATCCGCGTTCCCGAGTTTAAGGGTCGGATGGGCGAGCTCAACCAGGACATCAACTGGGTCCCCGAAAACGTGAAGGACGGCCAGTTTGGTAAGTGGGTGGCCGGCGCCCGCGATTGGTCGATCAGCCGCAACCGCTACTGGGGCTCCCCGATCCCGGTCTGGAAGAGCGATAACCCTGAGTATCCGCGCATCGACGTTTATGGTTCGCTGGACGAGCTTGAGGCCGATTTTGGCGTGCGTCCCACCGATCTGCACCGCCCGTATATCGACGAGCTGACCCGCCCCAACCCCGATGACCCCACGGGGGCGTCCACGATGCGCCGCATCGAGGACGTTCTCGACGTCTGGTTTGACTCGGGATCGATGCCCTTCGCCCAGGTGCACTACCCCTTCGAAAACCAGGAGTGGTTCGAGAGCCATAACCCGGCCGATTTCATCGTGGAGTACATCGGACAGACCCGCGGCTGGTTCTATACCCTGCACGTGCTCTCCACCGCCCTCTTTGACCGCCCGGCGTTTAAGAACGTCATCAGCCACGGCATCGTGCTCGGCAATGACGGCCAGAAGATGTCCAAATCGCTGCGCAATTATCCCGATGTGATGGAGGTCTTTAACCGCGATGGCTCGGATGCCATGCGCTGGTTCCTGATGTCCAGCTCCGTGATCCGCGGCGGCAACCTGGTGGTCACCGAGGAGGGCATCCGCGAGGGTGTGCGCTCGGTGCTGCTGCCGATGTGGAATAGCTGGTACTTCTTTGCCATGTACGCCAACCTCGCATGCGAGGGCGGTTATACCGCGAAGATCGATACCTCCTCGGAGGACGTGCTCGACCGCTATATCCTCGCCAAGACCCGCGCGCTTGTGGAGGAGGTCACCGGACACCTGGATAACTTCGATACGCCGCTGGCCGCCGCCGCTCTACGCGACTTCGCCGATGTACTCACCAACTGGTATGTGCGTCGCTCGCGCGATCGTTTCTGGGCCGGAGTGGCCGCCGATGGCAGCGGTTCCGCCGCCTTTGACACGCTTTATACCGTGCTGGAGACGCTGACCCGCGTGGCCGCGCCGTTCCTCCCGCTCGTGACCGAGCGCATCTGGAAGGATCTCACCGGCGGGCGCAGCGTGCACCTGACCGATTATCCCGAGGCCGATGCGCTGCCCGCGGATGAGGCCCTGGTGCGCGCGATGGACCAGGTGCGTGCGATCAGCTCCACCTCGCTTGCGCTGCGCAAGAAGGCGGGCCTGCGGGTGCGCCTGCCGCTCGCCTCGCTCACGGTGGTCGCCGCGGGCTCCGAGTCCCTCGCCCGCTTCGAGGCCATCCTGCGCGATGAGCTCAACGTGAAGGCCGTGGAATTTGTGGAGCTGGAGGCCGATAGCGCCGCCAATTATGGCATCACGTCGCGCCTGGCCGTGAACGCCCGCGCCGCGGGTCCGCGCCTGGGTAAGGAGGTGCAGACGGTGATCAAGGCCGCCCGCGCCGGCGACTGGAGCGAAACCAACGGCGTCGTGACCGCCGGCGGCATCGCGCTGGAGCCCAGCGAGTATGACCTCACCCTCGAGGTGGCCGATGCGGGAGGGGCCGCCGAGACGGCGCTCGCCCTGCTGCCCGAGGGTGGTTTTGTCCTGCTGCACACCGCCACGACCCCCGAGCTGGAGGCCGAGGGCCTGGCCCGCGACGTGATCCGCGCCGTGCAGGACACCCGCAAGGCCGCCGGCTTTGACATATCCGACCGCATCCACCTCGACCTCGTATTCTTTAACGAGGCGGATGCCGCGGCCGTGACCGTGGCCTCCGAGCTGGTGGATATCGCGGGGGAAACCCTCGCGACCGAGTTTGCCATCGTGGGCCTGGACCCGCTGGTGGTCTCGCAGCGCGAGGTGCAGGTACCCGTGGAGTGGCTCGCCGCCGAGACCGGCCATAACGCCGAGTTCTTCCAGTCGGTGCCCGCCGAGAAATTTGCCAACGCCGGCCGCTTTATCGTGTCGGTTTCGCGCATGGAGAGGACCTACGATGTCTAA